From the genome of Pseudomonas sp. AB6, one region includes:
- the fucP gene encoding L-fucose:H+ symporter permease, with protein MTKPALQQTPDGFYLNRTPWFAFLLLCSIFALWAAAASMNDVLIAQFKKAFLLSDFQTAFVQSAFYLGYFFVAIPAALVVRRFSYKTTILVGLLLYMFGCLLFFPAASTAKYGMFLLALFVIAAGLSFLETACNTYSTLMGPRETGTRRLNISQTFHPFGAMAGVYVGSFVMFKDTDASHAQLLQMSPADAAVQQLQMIQSTLLPYKWMIAVLVLMFILVAVTKFPACKGIVEAKVKHSSLGQSLSRLRRNPRFVFGVLAQFLYVGAQVGVWSFTIRLAMQMGGMNERSASWFLLTTFAAYFVGKVIANLLMRKLHPAKVLALYGVLCIVLLAYTILVPNISAIYAAVGVSIFLGPCWPTIYGLTIDGLGEDTGVGGSLLVMSIVGGGVIPIFQGLLSDYTGGNMQLAYSVPLVCFVVIVGYALHCMRHSKSERAPVGAVAVS; from the coding sequence ATGACTAAGCCTGCGCTTCAACAGACGCCGGACGGGTTTTACCTCAACCGAACGCCCTGGTTTGCCTTCTTGCTGTTGTGCAGCATTTTTGCCCTATGGGCGGCGGCCGCCAGCATGAACGACGTGTTAATTGCGCAATTCAAAAAAGCTTTTTTACTCAGCGATTTCCAGACTGCGTTCGTCCAGTCGGCGTTTTACCTGGGCTATTTTTTTGTTGCGATCCCGGCAGCTTTGGTGGTTCGGCGCTTCAGTTACAAAACCACGATTCTCGTCGGATTGCTGCTGTACATGTTTGGCTGCTTGCTGTTCTTCCCGGCGGCGTCCACCGCTAAGTACGGGATGTTTTTGCTCGCGTTGTTTGTGATCGCGGCCGGCCTGTCATTCCTGGAAACCGCCTGTAATACCTACTCTACCTTGATGGGGCCGAGGGAAACCGGCACTCGTCGTTTGAATATTTCCCAGACCTTTCACCCATTTGGCGCCATGGCCGGGGTGTACGTTGGCAGCTTCGTGATGTTCAAGGATACCGACGCTAGCCATGCGCAACTGTTGCAAATGAGCCCCGCAGACGCGGCAGTCCAACAGCTTCAGATGATTCAATCGACCTTGCTTCCGTACAAATGGATGATCGCCGTTCTGGTACTGATGTTCATTCTGGTCGCAGTCACGAAGTTTCCGGCTTGTAAGGGCATTGTCGAAGCCAAAGTCAAACACAGCAGCCTCGGCCAAAGTCTGTCGCGCTTGCGCCGTAATCCACGTTTTGTGTTCGGGGTATTGGCGCAGTTCCTGTACGTCGGCGCGCAAGTGGGGGTTTGGAGTTTTACCATTCGCCTGGCGATGCAGATGGGTGGGATGAACGAGCGTAGCGCGTCGTGGTTTTTGCTGACCACTTTTGCTGCTTACTTTGTGGGCAAGGTGATTGCCAACTTGCTGATGCGCAAACTGCACCCGGCCAAGGTCTTGGCGCTATATGGCGTGCTGTGCATTGTATTGCTGGCTTACACGATTCTGGTGCCCAATATTTCTGCGATATACGCCGCTGTGGGCGTCAGTATTTTCCTTGGTCCTTGCTGGCCGACCATTTATGGCCTGACCATCGATGGCTTGGGTGAAGACACCGGCGTCGGCGGTTCGCTGTTGGTGATGAGCATCGTCGGCGGCGGGGTCATTCCGATCTTCCAAGGCCTGCTTTCCGATTACACCGGCGGCAATATGCAACTGGCCTACAGCGTGCCGTTAGTGTGTTTCGTGGTCATCGTCGGCTATGCCCTGCACTGCATGCGTCATTCGAAAAGCGAGCGAGCGCCGGTCGGTGCGGTGGCAGTCTCATGA